The following are encoded together in the Sparus aurata chromosome 1, fSpaAur1.1, whole genome shotgun sequence genome:
- the parn gene encoding poly(A)-specific ribonuclease PARN isoform X2, which translates to MEVTRRNFKDSLNAVYSAIEEADFLAIDGEFSGISDGPNVSALTNGLDTPEERYTKLKKHSMDFLLFQFGICTFTYDQTKSKYIIKPFNFYIFPKPFNRTSPDIKFICQSSSIDFLASQGFDFNKVFCNGIPYLNQEEEAQLREQTEERRNQHANGVGTPSYISPSSSKGPAHVPEEHKDFINRVIEKVEALFTNSEKTLDLEPCTGFQRKLIYQTLNWKFPKGLHVETIETEKKERFIQVSKVDDEERKRREQQKLEKEQEELNDAVGFSRVVHAISKSGKLVVGHNMLLDVMHTIHQFYCPLPEDLQDFKEVTMCVFPRLLDTKLMASTQPFKEMITNTSLAELEKQLKEGPFKSPQVETAEGFPSYDTAQEQLHEAGYDAYITGLCFVSMANYLGSFLTPPKAYISARSKLIEPFFNKLFLMRIIDIPYLNITGPDLQPKRDHVLYVTFPKEWKTSDLYQLFSAFGNIQVSWIDDTSAFVSLSQTDQVQIAMNTSRYAESYRIQTYAEYIQAKQEKEKSGQTPKTWGEDGWVKSHYSSTTSAGFGYPRGLRKRSISPAQGEQAAGDAPITDGWSHYSYPDSAGGKKMKTDALSLCFLDISGQANTEAVESKTSEGWLKTADSSESAGLSPIPDDDEEEEEEEEEGGSPEGIDLANNSEGTVTWQQATTRKGQKNKKKKTDGAKSTTSLFEVPEVW; encoded by the exons ATGGAGGTGACACGCCGAA ATTTTAAGGACAGTTTGAACGCGGTGTACAGTGCGATAGAGGAGGCTGACTTTCTCGCCATCGATGGAGAATTTTCAG ggatAAGCGACGGTCCTAATGTCAGTGCACTCACCAACGGGCTGGACACACCAGAGGAGCGATACACGAAGCTTAAAAAG CACTCCATGGACTTTCTGTTGTTCCAGTTTGGAATATGCACATTCACATACGACCAGACAAAGTCAAA GTATAttataaaaccttttaatttttatattttcccGAAACCGTTCAACAGGACGTCCCCGGACATAAAGTTCATTTGTCAA AGTTCCAGTATTGACTTCCTGGCCAGTCAAGGGTTTGATTTCAACAAGGTGTTCTGTAATG GAATCCCATACTTAaatcaagaagaagaagcccaGCTGAGGGAGCAGACGGAGGAAAGGAGAAATCAACATGCTAACGGTGTAGGCACCCCGTCCTAcatctctccatcctcctccaaaGGCCCAGCACACGTACCCGAGGAACACAAAGACTTCATCAACAGGGTTAT AGAGAAGGTTGAGGCACTCTTCACTAACTCCGAGAAGACTTTGGACTTGGAGCCATGCACTGG CTTTCAGAGGAAGCTGATATACCAGACGCTGAACTGGAA GTTTCCCAAGGGGCTTCACGTGGAAACCATCGAGACAGAAAAG AAGGAGCGATTCATCCAGGTCAGCAAAGTGGAtgatgaggagaggaagaggagggaacaGCAGAAACTGGAGAAAGAGCAG GAGGAGCTAAATGATGCTGTTGGCTTCTCCAGGGTCGTCCACGCCATCTCAAAATCT GGTAAACTCGTGGTTGGCCACAACATGCTGCTGGATGTGATGCACACCATTCACCAGTTCTACTGCCCTCTGCCAGAG GATCTTCAAGACTTCAAAGAGGTCACAATGTGTGTTTTCCCAAG ACTTCTGGACACAAAGTTAATGGCTTCCACTCAGCCTTTTAAG GAAATGATCACCAACACCTCGCTGGCAGAGTTGGAGAAACAGCTGAAGGAGGGCCCCTTCAAGTCACCACAAGTTG AAACGGCAGAGGGGTTCCCCAGTTATGACACAGCCCAGGAACAGCTCCACGAGGCTGGCTACGACGCTTACATCACTGGCCTCTGTTTCGTCTCAATGGCCAACTACCTGG GCTCTTTCTTAACTCCACCCAAAGCGTACATCTCTGCTCGCTCCAAGCTAATTGAACCGTTCTTCAACAA gCTTTTCCTGATGAGGATAATCGATATTCCCTACCTCAACATCACAGGACCAGATT TGCAACCTAAAAGAGACCACGTCCTGTATGTCACCTTCCCAAAAGAATGGAAGACGAGTGACCTCTACCAGCTGTTTAGTGCCTTTG GAAACATCCAGGTTTCATGGATAGACGACACGTCAGCATTTGTGTCCCTAAGCCAGACGGACCAGGTACAGATAG CTATGAACACCAGCCGCTACGCAGAGAGCTACAGGATCCAGACATATGCAGAGTACATCCAGgcaaagcaggaaaaggagaagtCTGGCCAGACGCCCAAAACTTGGGGAGAGGACGGCTGGGTGAAGTCCCACTACTCCTCCACTACTTCTGCTGGTTTTGGTTATCCCAG gGGTTTGAGGAAACGCAGCATCAGTCCCGCTCAGGGAGAGCAGGCGGCCGGCGACGCTCCAATTACAGATGGCTGGAGTCACTACTCATACCCGGACAGCGCAGGCGGGAAGAAGATGAAAACTGATG CTTTGTCATTGTGTTTCCTAGACATAAGTGGACAGGCAAATACAGAAGCCGTCGAGAGCAAGACCTCAGAGGGATGGTTAAAGACGGC AGATTCATCAGAATCAGCAGGGTTGAGTCCAATTCCCGATgacgacgaggaggaggaggaggaggaggaggaggggggaagtcCTGAAGGCATTGATCTAGCCAATAATAGTGAGGGCACAGTCACCTGGCAACAAGCCACAACAAGGAAAGGtcaaaagaacaagaaaaagaaaactgatg GTGCTAAATCTACAACATCACTGTTTGAGGTTCCAGAGGTCTGGTAG
- the parn gene encoding poly(A)-specific ribonuclease PARN isoform X1 codes for MEVTRRNFKDSLNAVYSAIEEADFLAIDGEFSGISDGPNVSALTNGLDTPEERYTKLKKHSMDFLLFQFGICTFTYDQTKSKYIIKPFNFYIFPKPFNRTSPDIKFICQSSSIDFLASQGFDFNKVFCNGIPYLNQEEEAQLREQTEERRNQHANGVGTPSYISPSSSKGPAHVPEEHKDFINRVIEKVEALFTNSEKTLDLEPCTGFQRKLIYQTLNWKFPKGLHVETIETEKKERFIQVSKVDDEERKRREQQKLEKEQEELNDAVGFSRVVHAISKSGKLVVGHNMLLDVMHTIHQFYCPLPEDLQDFKEVTMCVFPRLLDTKLMASTQPFKEMITNTSLAELEKQLKEGPFKSPQVETAEGFPSYDTAQEQLHEAGYDAYITGLCFVSMANYLGSFLTPPKAYISARSKLIEPFFNKLFLMRIIDIPYLNITGPDLQPKRDHVLYVTFPKEWKTSDLYQLFSAFGNIQVSWIDDTSAFVSLSQTDQVQIAMNTSRYAESYRIQTYAEYIQAKQEKEKSGQTPKTWGEDGWVKSHYSSTTSAGFGYPRGLRKRSISPAQGEQAAGDAPITDGWSHYSYPDSAGGKKMKTDDISGQANTEAVESKTSEGWLKTADSSESAGLSPIPDDDEEEEEEEEEGGSPEGIDLANNSEGTVTWQQATTRKGQKNKKKKTDGAKSTTSLFEVPEVW; via the exons ATGGAGGTGACACGCCGAA ATTTTAAGGACAGTTTGAACGCGGTGTACAGTGCGATAGAGGAGGCTGACTTTCTCGCCATCGATGGAGAATTTTCAG ggatAAGCGACGGTCCTAATGTCAGTGCACTCACCAACGGGCTGGACACACCAGAGGAGCGATACACGAAGCTTAAAAAG CACTCCATGGACTTTCTGTTGTTCCAGTTTGGAATATGCACATTCACATACGACCAGACAAAGTCAAA GTATAttataaaaccttttaatttttatattttcccGAAACCGTTCAACAGGACGTCCCCGGACATAAAGTTCATTTGTCAA AGTTCCAGTATTGACTTCCTGGCCAGTCAAGGGTTTGATTTCAACAAGGTGTTCTGTAATG GAATCCCATACTTAaatcaagaagaagaagcccaGCTGAGGGAGCAGACGGAGGAAAGGAGAAATCAACATGCTAACGGTGTAGGCACCCCGTCCTAcatctctccatcctcctccaaaGGCCCAGCACACGTACCCGAGGAACACAAAGACTTCATCAACAGGGTTAT AGAGAAGGTTGAGGCACTCTTCACTAACTCCGAGAAGACTTTGGACTTGGAGCCATGCACTGG CTTTCAGAGGAAGCTGATATACCAGACGCTGAACTGGAA GTTTCCCAAGGGGCTTCACGTGGAAACCATCGAGACAGAAAAG AAGGAGCGATTCATCCAGGTCAGCAAAGTGGAtgatgaggagaggaagaggagggaacaGCAGAAACTGGAGAAAGAGCAG GAGGAGCTAAATGATGCTGTTGGCTTCTCCAGGGTCGTCCACGCCATCTCAAAATCT GGTAAACTCGTGGTTGGCCACAACATGCTGCTGGATGTGATGCACACCATTCACCAGTTCTACTGCCCTCTGCCAGAG GATCTTCAAGACTTCAAAGAGGTCACAATGTGTGTTTTCCCAAG ACTTCTGGACACAAAGTTAATGGCTTCCACTCAGCCTTTTAAG GAAATGATCACCAACACCTCGCTGGCAGAGTTGGAGAAACAGCTGAAGGAGGGCCCCTTCAAGTCACCACAAGTTG AAACGGCAGAGGGGTTCCCCAGTTATGACACAGCCCAGGAACAGCTCCACGAGGCTGGCTACGACGCTTACATCACTGGCCTCTGTTTCGTCTCAATGGCCAACTACCTGG GCTCTTTCTTAACTCCACCCAAAGCGTACATCTCTGCTCGCTCCAAGCTAATTGAACCGTTCTTCAACAA gCTTTTCCTGATGAGGATAATCGATATTCCCTACCTCAACATCACAGGACCAGATT TGCAACCTAAAAGAGACCACGTCCTGTATGTCACCTTCCCAAAAGAATGGAAGACGAGTGACCTCTACCAGCTGTTTAGTGCCTTTG GAAACATCCAGGTTTCATGGATAGACGACACGTCAGCATTTGTGTCCCTAAGCCAGACGGACCAGGTACAGATAG CTATGAACACCAGCCGCTACGCAGAGAGCTACAGGATCCAGACATATGCAGAGTACATCCAGgcaaagcaggaaaaggagaagtCTGGCCAGACGCCCAAAACTTGGGGAGAGGACGGCTGGGTGAAGTCCCACTACTCCTCCACTACTTCTGCTGGTTTTGGTTATCCCAG gGGTTTGAGGAAACGCAGCATCAGTCCCGCTCAGGGAGAGCAGGCGGCCGGCGACGCTCCAATTACAGATGGCTGGAGTCACTACTCATACCCGGACAGCGCAGGCGGGAAGAAGATGAAAACTGATG ACATAAGTGGACAGGCAAATACAGAAGCCGTCGAGAGCAAGACCTCAGAGGGATGGTTAAAGACGGC AGATTCATCAGAATCAGCAGGGTTGAGTCCAATTCCCGATgacgacgaggaggaggaggaggaggaggaggaggggggaagtcCTGAAGGCATTGATCTAGCCAATAATAGTGAGGGCACAGTCACCTGGCAACAAGCCACAACAAGGAAAGGtcaaaagaacaagaaaaagaaaactgatg GTGCTAAATCTACAACATCACTGTTTGAGGTTCCAGAGGTCTGGTAG